In one window of Tumebacillus algifaecis DNA:
- a CDS encoding contractile injection system sheath initiator: MSAGTDIFYDPTAKDVQWLGLDLVTISGAENYRQQMILRLLTDRGELIHYPDYGTSLFHLARLSMSPARLEELQRELVQTCQQDTRTQQVDQVEIVNENGCLRISACLHAIEREFRLEMIIGDQVEVNVL; encoded by the coding sequence ATGAGTGCTGGCACAGACATTTTCTATGATCCAACCGCCAAAGATGTCCAATGGCTGGGATTGGATCTGGTGACGATCTCCGGAGCGGAAAACTATCGACAGCAAATGATTCTTCGCTTGTTGACCGATCGGGGGGAGCTGATCCATTACCCGGATTATGGCACTTCTCTGTTTCACTTGGCGCGGCTTTCGATGTCTCCTGCTCGCTTGGAGGAGCTGCAACGAGAACTCGTACAGACCTGTCAACAAGACACACGCACGCAACAGGTCGATCAAGTTGAAATTGTGAATGAAAATGGGTGCTTACGTATCTCTGCCTGCCTTCATGCGATCGAGAGAGAGTTCCGACTTGAGATGATCATTGGCGATCAGGTGGAGGTGAATGTGCTGTGA
- a CDS encoding baseplate J/gp47 family protein: protein MSIQFPSADEITHQLVEAVAGPEKTIQDLPNQALTKTLLLAIRDVTHNTVLAAEAVYDARSIFSAVGADLDTLCRERSATVRRRVATRARLLVRLQKSMALPFETPVPVGSLLSIAAVGTPPVEYRTLADVSVPISERAVECVVECIEAGSIGNLPPAVRLLPGMAGIDTAEVIELHAEGADEEFDDSLRARLLDEVRNMEKGGTIYDYEMWAKRINGVVSAMVLPLARGPGSLDVIIMGSNGIPSDELIAEVQAYLISKSHAAFDNVLVRPPTPKMINVRVVVQLERGYSADDVFPRIRVAIREAIQSENEVGVVRLTKIANAVNDTPGVFNFSLTAPTQDITLTTGDLAVPGEIEVAES from the coding sequence GTGAGTATCCAGTTTCCATCCGCTGATGAGATCACCCATCAACTAGTAGAAGCGGTAGCGGGCCCAGAGAAAACCATCCAAGACTTGCCGAATCAAGCGCTGACAAAAACTCTGTTGCTTGCGATTCGAGATGTCACACATAACACCGTGCTGGCAGCGGAAGCGGTATACGATGCTCGATCAATCTTCAGCGCGGTCGGAGCGGATTTAGATACGCTTTGCAGGGAACGATCGGCCACAGTGAGGCGCAGGGTTGCAACAAGAGCCCGTCTACTTGTCCGATTGCAGAAAAGCATGGCGCTCCCGTTTGAAACTCCTGTGCCTGTTGGGTCGCTGCTCTCAATCGCGGCAGTTGGCACTCCACCTGTGGAATATCGCACGCTTGCGGACGTCTCGGTCCCGATCAGCGAAAGGGCAGTGGAATGCGTTGTAGAGTGCATAGAAGCGGGGAGCATCGGGAATTTGCCCCCTGCTGTTAGGTTGTTGCCCGGCATGGCTGGCATTGATACAGCTGAAGTGATCGAGCTGCACGCAGAGGGTGCAGATGAGGAGTTCGATGATTCGTTACGAGCCCGCCTATTAGATGAAGTACGCAACATGGAAAAAGGCGGGACAATCTACGATTACGAGATGTGGGCAAAACGTATCAATGGCGTGGTCAGTGCGATGGTGTTGCCGCTCGCTCGTGGCCCAGGTTCGCTGGATGTCATCATCATGGGCTCCAACGGTATACCATCCGACGAGCTGATCGCCGAAGTGCAGGCGTATCTGATCAGCAAGTCGCATGCTGCTTTTGACAATGTTCTCGTCAGACCACCAACCCCGAAGATGATCAACGTGCGCGTGGTGGTTCAACTTGAGCGCGGCTATTCGGCGGATGATGTTTTCCCTCGTATTCGAGTCGCGATCAGGGAAGCGATCCAATCTGAGAATGAGGTCGGGGTAGTTCGACTGACCAAAATTGCCAATGCGGTCAATGACACGCCTGGCGTTTTTAATTTCTCTCTGACTGCTCCGACGCAAGACATCACCCTCACGACTGGGGATCTTGCAGTGCCAGGCGAGATCGAGGTGGCTGAATCGTGA
- a CDS encoding C40 family peptidase, translated as MAGSRFKQMELTPGDIIFVRGMDEHREARRWTRWLVSWLIAKLTSSPYTHAALYIGGGRIVECDVLMPVTIQWLNKYKHYDVIRVIGASQREREKAVSFCLSKIGAGYDYTAVLAIGLERLLRRPVRWPRGDPKRWFCSELVARAWGLAIEKEERVTPGDLKQILEELERGVG; from the coding sequence ATGGCAGGAAGTCGATTCAAACAAATGGAACTGACACCGGGCGACATTATCTTCGTTCGAGGCATGGACGAGCACCGGGAGGCGCGTAGGTGGACCCGCTGGTTAGTCTCTTGGCTGATCGCCAAACTGACCAGCTCGCCGTACACGCACGCGGCGCTGTACATCGGCGGCGGCCGGATCGTCGAATGTGACGTGCTCATGCCGGTCACCATCCAGTGGTTAAACAAATACAAGCACTACGACGTGATCCGCGTCATAGGTGCATCACAACGAGAGCGCGAAAAGGCGGTCTCTTTTTGTTTATCCAAAATCGGCGCAGGCTACGACTACACGGCCGTGCTGGCGATCGGGCTGGAGCGACTGCTCCGACGACCTGTGCGGTGGCCGCGTGGTGATCCGAAGCGTTGGTTTTGCTCGGAGCTGGTTGCCAGAGCGTGGGGACTAGCCATAGAAAAGGAAGAACGGGTAACTCCGGGCGATCTAAAACAGATCCTTGAGGAGTTGGAGAGAGGGGTGGGATAG
- a CDS encoding phage tail tape measure protein gives MAKGIVFRASVGISLTDRASRGLFNVGKIVLQVSKHAGTMQKETDKASKATRLLGDASDGSTRKIDKMQKMVSAASRLLAKFRSDSTQAGSAADRAGNSAKNAGGGFKKMGEDAKRATRDLIELQTQMEGLEATMHAGQQLQQFGKGLMSRVSGIAKEAGDLQMQAIGLSSVYGVAPDDSRIKEIEKRALALSENTLFSQKEVGSINLELAHAGISDKVLSNVSQEATYLAEIEIGMKKSSSAERSAYNFARMAEDAGITNDLERMQKFADGMSRVINVTHASSESLGEAFKYSMPVVKHLGWTEQDNLLATAMAERAGVSGSMAGTHIKDFAERINPFKYLNTKGGQKQLKAMAEAGLLEGIQTVTKKGGTVEIVGFDNAALLKNKDSLKSYAEMVDILSAKHKEFVSRASSEDWTKEMSEEDLELIQSRAKAMTGSEFSGGDLQWAALMNHMFGEQGQDFAIITSHKEMFDRLNSQLQIQKSLHKQIDAIRDSYNGQMHIVSGQVQTIGMQIGKPLMEMAIPALMKVTGWLSKMIKFFDDHPKVAKWVGVIAAGVAGLAIVSGGLVVATSSFGLFRLGLKAADSTLLGTMRTMGKVTGVVGLLALAGLFIYKHWDKIGPYAQAVWSKVQHYGQEAVDWYEKNLAPAFNAVGRTIGDTFSWLGDQIEKSWPSISKFLGFTERFDDLSNQKIIDWEMPDWAKFLAGAFAAIAAVKLIKTAALGIAKPFQAVGSLFQKFKNRKNNNLPTSGDVNQRNSRMSVSTMRVNAKVVYLNGSNGGRNKRNGNRNGNRNQNGRNRRNGQQNGGQVNGQRRNQNGQNRPGGPSPNGQVGGGQNRQGPRQSPNPNGHNGQGQPSKWQSAKNMLGNIGSSKVGSAIGKIGVAGTVVSAVGAGVGMYNTAQDVGWKEAVSQDGGKTAGALVGGVAGGALMSWAGPLGIAVGSWAGSWLGKKLGTWADESGVTRKVTNWAGDMFDRMKKTFGMDDKDKEDESKKAKITAQASELQSRVEAVKKATDESGEKITSTMTGLNEDSRKWGENLMGSYISGISSKQGDLVNTMQGFSSTISDYIGVHSPTKEGPLRTNHKWGGNLVQSFADGMRGQKGALKSAVAEAANLTTLPTNVSDMGGGSSPSVRAALRPASQSADPAISVSMHVAEGAIVVHASDGDVQQQIRDALTAFAKSDLPRIVRDIGARDQRNAARIKPGVNL, from the coding sequence TTGGCAAAAGGCATAGTCTTTCGAGCGAGCGTTGGGATCTCACTGACCGACAGAGCGTCACGTGGTTTGTTCAACGTAGGAAAAATCGTCCTGCAAGTCTCTAAGCATGCGGGCACGATGCAAAAGGAGACCGACAAGGCATCGAAGGCCACGCGTCTGCTCGGTGATGCATCTGATGGATCGACCCGAAAGATAGACAAGATGCAAAAGATGGTCAGTGCCGCAAGCCGACTACTGGCGAAATTCCGAAGTGACTCAACTCAAGCAGGCTCCGCGGCAGATCGAGCTGGTAACAGTGCAAAAAACGCAGGTGGCGGCTTTAAAAAGATGGGTGAGGACGCAAAGCGCGCAACACGTGACTTGATAGAGCTTCAGACTCAGATGGAGGGTCTTGAGGCGACGATGCATGCAGGCCAGCAGCTCCAGCAATTCGGGAAAGGACTCATGTCCAGAGTTAGTGGCATTGCGAAAGAAGCGGGCGATCTCCAAATGCAGGCGATCGGCTTAAGTAGCGTGTACGGCGTGGCTCCCGATGACTCGCGAATCAAGGAGATCGAGAAACGTGCGCTAGCTCTCTCGGAGAACACCTTGTTCAGTCAAAAGGAAGTAGGATCGATCAACCTTGAGCTTGCACACGCAGGTATCTCGGACAAAGTCTTGAGCAATGTCTCGCAAGAAGCCACCTATCTTGCGGAAATTGAGATCGGTATGAAGAAATCTTCCTCAGCCGAGCGTTCGGCGTACAACTTTGCTCGGATGGCGGAGGATGCTGGAATCACGAATGACCTTGAACGCATGCAAAAGTTCGCCGACGGGATGTCTCGCGTCATCAACGTCACGCACGCGAGCTCCGAATCACTCGGCGAAGCTTTCAAGTATTCGATGCCAGTGGTCAAGCACCTTGGTTGGACGGAGCAAGATAACCTTCTCGCAACCGCTATGGCGGAGCGTGCCGGTGTCTCCGGCTCAATGGCAGGTACACACATTAAGGATTTTGCCGAGCGAATCAACCCTTTTAAGTATCTGAACACCAAAGGCGGGCAAAAGCAGCTCAAGGCGATGGCTGAAGCGGGACTGCTCGAAGGGATTCAAACTGTGACCAAAAAGGGCGGTACAGTGGAGATTGTCGGGTTCGACAACGCTGCGCTTCTTAAAAATAAGGACAGTCTCAAAAGCTACGCGGAGATGGTAGACATTCTGTCTGCTAAGCATAAGGAATTCGTCTCCCGTGCTTCGTCGGAAGACTGGACAAAAGAGATGTCGGAAGAAGATCTGGAGCTAATCCAGTCGCGCGCAAAAGCGATGACGGGATCGGAGTTCTCTGGTGGTGATCTGCAATGGGCAGCCTTGATGAACCATATGTTCGGCGAGCAAGGACAGGATTTTGCAATCATCACATCGCACAAAGAGATGTTTGATCGACTCAACTCCCAATTGCAGATACAAAAGTCGCTGCACAAACAGATCGATGCGATCCGTGACAGTTACAACGGCCAGATGCATATCGTATCCGGTCAGGTACAAACCATCGGCATGCAGATCGGCAAGCCACTGATGGAAATGGCCATTCCCGCGTTGATGAAGGTTACTGGGTGGCTGTCAAAAATGATCAAGTTCTTTGATGACCATCCAAAGGTAGCCAAATGGGTTGGTGTCATCGCAGCGGGAGTGGCCGGACTGGCGATCGTGTCTGGTGGTTTAGTGGTCGCGACGTCCTCGTTCGGACTATTCCGCCTTGGCCTAAAAGCGGCAGACAGCACTCTGCTGGGTACGATGCGGACGATGGGGAAGGTGACTGGTGTTGTTGGCCTACTCGCGCTAGCAGGCCTATTTATTTATAAGCACTGGGATAAGATCGGACCTTATGCTCAGGCAGTGTGGTCGAAGGTGCAGCATTACGGACAAGAAGCCGTGGATTGGTACGAAAAAAATCTCGCACCGGCATTTAACGCTGTAGGCAGAACGATAGGGGACACCTTTAGTTGGCTTGGTGATCAAATTGAAAAATCTTGGCCATCGATTTCGAAGTTCTTAGGATTTACGGAGCGGTTCGACGATCTCTCAAACCAGAAGATAATCGACTGGGAGATGCCCGACTGGGCAAAATTTTTGGCGGGTGCGTTCGCTGCGATCGCAGCTGTGAAGCTGATAAAGACAGCGGCACTTGGAATCGCAAAGCCTTTCCAAGCAGTAGGGTCACTTTTCCAGAAGTTCAAAAACCGAAAGAACAATAACTTACCTACATCGGGTGACGTGAATCAACGAAATAGTCGCATGTCTGTTTCTACAATGCGAGTTAATGCGAAAGTCGTTTATTTAAACGGCTCAAACGGAGGTCGGAATAAGAGAAACGGGAATCGTAACGGAAACCGCAATCAGAACGGACGGAATAGACGGAATGGACAGCAAAACGGGGGGCAAGTAAACGGCCAAAGACGGAATCAGAATGGTCAGAATCGACCAGGTGGGCCTTCTCCGAATGGTCAGGTCGGTGGCGGCCAGAATAGACAAGGTCCACGACAAAGCCCGAATCCCAACGGACATAACGGTCAGGGACAGCCATCAAAATGGCAAAGTGCAAAAAATATGTTGGGAAACATCGGATCATCTAAAGTAGGGTCAGCCATCGGGAAAATTGGGGTGGCAGGCACAGTTGTATCTGCGGTCGGTGCGGGAGTTGGAATGTATAACACCGCTCAGGATGTAGGTTGGAAGGAAGCCGTGTCGCAAGATGGGGGTAAGACAGCGGGCGCGCTTGTCGGCGGAGTAGCGGGCGGCGCGCTAATGTCGTGGGCCGGTCCTCTAGGCATAGCTGTCGGCTCATGGGCGGGCTCTTGGCTTGGTAAAAAGCTTGGTACATGGGCTGATGAAAGCGGAGTCACCCGAAAGGTCACCAACTGGGCCGGTGACATGTTCGATCGGATGAAGAAAACCTTTGGCATGGATGATAAGGACAAGGAAGACGAGTCGAAAAAGGCAAAGATCACCGCCCAAGCAAGTGAGCTACAGAGCCGCGTCGAAGCCGTGAAAAAAGCCACTGATGAGAGCGGAGAAAAGATCACATCGACAATGACTGGTCTTAACGAGGACAGTAGAAAATGGGGTGAAAACCTCATGGGCTCGTATATTTCAGGCATCTCATCCAAGCAGGGCGATCTGGTCAACACGATGCAAGGTTTTTCCTCGACGATCAGCGACTACATCGGAGTGCATTCTCCGACGAAAGAGGGACCTTTGCGGACGAACCACAAATGGGGCGGCAACCTTGTCCAATCTTTCGCGGATGGGATGAGGGGACAAAAAGGGGCGCTAAAGAGTGCGGTAGCGGAAGCGGCAAATCTCACCACTCTGCCGACCAACGTTAGCGATATGGGGGGTGGCTCATCTCCCTCAGTTCGTGCAGCGTTGCGACCAGCATCTCAAAGCGCTGATCCTGCAATCTCTGTCAGCATGCATGTCGCAGAGGGTGCCATTGTCGTGCATGCTTCAGATGGCGATGTGCAGCAACAGATTCGCGATGCTCTGACTGCTTTTGCAAAGAGCGATCTGCCCCGAATTGTTCGAGACATCGGCGCTCGTGATCAGCGAAACGCCGCAAGGATCAAGCCGGGGGTGAATCTATGA
- a CDS encoding BhlA/UviB family holin-like peptide encodes MEILTFFQGQGPWALLFVWMLWKTKQESKEREDRLMAHNEGYQTALSELSAGQQQIVTAIAEMRADIDDLKDELKKEDLEVKLK; translated from the coding sequence GTGGAAATTTTGACGTTCTTCCAAGGCCAAGGGCCGTGGGCGCTGCTCTTCGTCTGGATGCTATGGAAGACGAAACAAGAGAGCAAAGAGCGAGAGGACAGGCTCATGGCCCACAATGAGGGTTATCAAACGGCACTCTCGGAACTGAGCGCAGGTCAACAGCAGATCGTGACGGCTATCGCGGAAATGCGCGCTGACATCGACGACTTGAAAGACGAATTGAAAAAAGAAGACTTGGAGGTCAAATTGAAATGA
- a CDS encoding N-acetylmuramoyl-L-alanine amidase, whose product MAKIICIDPGHGGVYPTGDPGAMANGFREAELVLPPSLFLRNALRRSGVSVVMTREKDALPLPSRKSLGEDLAYRARIANNAKAALFVSWHMDAGATADPHGIAVWIHPSQKGKALATKAARISASVAAATGLKDRGVCYGDFQVLRDTAMDAVLIECGFITNPGDVQCMAKEVSQRKSAEAVAREICTILGANYVPESSAPFLDPEAAKLSIALYGSITQTSIEEITVACNYAANALRRAVGLEITTDLGKPTKAAADIIIRASGTMWEGARTNQLRKCFNVAADSLREALSFE is encoded by the coding sequence ATGGCCAAAATTATTTGCATCGATCCAGGGCATGGCGGGGTGTATCCGACCGGAGATCCCGGAGCTATGGCAAATGGCTTCCGCGAGGCGGAGCTGGTGTTGCCGCCGAGCTTGTTCCTGCGCAACGCTCTCCGGAGATCTGGAGTATCGGTCGTTATGACTCGCGAGAAGGACGCTCTGCCGCTACCGTCGCGTAAATCACTCGGCGAGGATCTGGCGTACCGAGCGCGCATCGCGAATAACGCTAAAGCCGCTTTGTTCGTGAGCTGGCATATGGATGCAGGTGCGACTGCAGATCCGCACGGCATTGCGGTGTGGATCCATCCGTCACAGAAGGGCAAGGCACTTGCGACAAAAGCGGCGCGTATCTCTGCGTCCGTGGCTGCGGCAACTGGGTTGAAGGATCGCGGCGTCTGTTACGGCGACTTTCAAGTCCTGCGTGATACGGCTATGGACGCGGTGCTGATCGAATGCGGATTCATTACGAATCCGGGAGATGTGCAATGTATGGCGAAAGAAGTGAGCCAGCGCAAGTCGGCTGAAGCTGTGGCGCGTGAAATCTGCACAATACTCGGTGCCAACTATGTTCCTGAATCCTCAGCTCCGTTCCTCGATCCCGAAGCCGCCAAGTTGTCGATCGCACTGTACGGCTCGATCACTCAAACTTCCATCGAGGAGATCACCGTCGCATGCAACTACGCGGCAAATGCACTACGGCGGGCGGTAGGACTGGAGATCACAACCGATCTGGGCAAGCCGACCAAAGCGGCGGCGGACATCATCATCCGCGCTTCTGGCACGATGTGGGAAGGAGCGCGAACGAACCAGTTACGAAAGTGTTTTAACGTAGCCGCTGATTCATTGAGAGAGGCTCTTAGCTTTGAATGA
- a CDS encoding LysM peptidoglycan-binding domain-containing protein has translation MIVIAGVAFSGLAAPDTFGLGGEQKTVVTELPGGSIIYQPRGYFIRHENTWEGSFYRLDALEICMKFDRICATNQTVLVEFGSYSYWCKVVLWEWNWQRDKLIEFKITLHRDFSYSPATAAAAKADPVARYDSSAGKPTAATSQKVHIVVSGDTLSHIALKYFGKASEYPRIYTANKAVIGTNPNLLKVGMKLVIPS, from the coding sequence ATGATCGTGATCGCAGGAGTTGCATTCTCTGGGCTTGCCGCCCCGGATACATTCGGACTCGGCGGAGAGCAGAAAACAGTGGTCACGGAATTGCCAGGCGGAAGCATTATTTATCAGCCTCGCGGTTACTTTATCCGCCACGAGAACACTTGGGAGGGGTCATTCTATCGGCTTGATGCGCTGGAGATTTGCATGAAGTTCGACCGGATATGTGCAACCAATCAGACCGTCTTGGTCGAGTTCGGCTCTTACTCCTACTGGTGCAAGGTAGTCCTCTGGGAGTGGAATTGGCAACGGGATAAGCTGATCGAGTTTAAGATCACTCTGCACCGTGATTTTTCGTACTCCCCCGCGACAGCTGCAGCTGCTAAAGCCGATCCTGTCGCACGATATGATTCATCAGCCGGAAAACCGACTGCCGCTACATCACAGAAGGTCCATATTGTTGTGAGCGGCGACACGCTGTCACACATCGCGCTGAAATATTTTGGCAAAGCAAGTGAATACCCCCGAATTTACACTGCAAACAAAGCGGTGATTGGGACGAATCCAAACCTACTGAAAGTGGGGATGAAGTTGGTGATCCCATCATGA
- a CDS encoding NHL repeat-containing protein, with product MTYQKQAWQNRIVDPVTGAVIQEGTRFTETRMNHIEEGIFAAHTFSESIVGEVNTGFVSTSGGSMGLAFTASGLTASWTAGIAFVKGVRIEVSVGSIHLHQTQGQYLYLDTDGVVKITTSSTVADANCPLWYFATDASKVLTSSDRRRSIGIAKQLDLKAHTDDKSNPHGVTPTKIGAETPAGAQAKVDAHANKATGAHKASAISIEDAAKQFTATNVEGALAELFTSVGDGKALVATAITDKGGTVAGTAPHSFSELAESVSSIRVGDFSIGDTIPVATIFGHPLIFTRLFSCPGTYCFHAVANESFRGTNGTNFYAFSTTQTIWSVAAGSTRFFSTLPSGETYYLNTSGYFYLVSASGVATRLTGGAEAVAGAGDNSAFHCDGTNIYVGSQNGYLWRYVISGTTVEKVWRIRPRTTSVSTIAIDSEGNVYAIFNGNGSEVLSGYFGKFSTSGVTKFLVAQSGFGGVGSVHVDEFDRIYTTFSNMFSRHSSDGSVVWSKQLDNSAAILGFDADGYVYCNHGLYTQKIDPNGSVVWSSEDVNKNPLLKSHTPGAMKNGVVGKTLFIPLDQFLTTSGIVAKAAQEIVLR from the coding sequence ATGACCTATCAAAAACAAGCGTGGCAAAATAGGATCGTCGATCCTGTGACGGGGGCGGTCATCCAAGAGGGGACCAGATTTACCGAAACGCGAATGAATCACATCGAGGAAGGCATCTTTGCCGCACACACTTTTTCGGAGAGCATTGTTGGCGAAGTCAATACTGGCTTCGTTTCGACAAGTGGCGGATCAATGGGATTGGCGTTTACAGCATCTGGTCTTACGGCGAGTTGGACTGCGGGTATCGCATTTGTCAAAGGTGTCCGAATCGAAGTATCTGTCGGGTCCATCCATCTGCATCAGACGCAAGGGCAATACCTGTACCTGGACACGGATGGAGTGGTGAAAATCACCACATCCTCGACGGTCGCAGACGCCAATTGTCCGCTCTGGTACTTTGCAACGGATGCAAGCAAAGTGCTCACCTCGAGCGATCGGCGCAGATCAATCGGCATTGCCAAACAGTTGGACCTCAAGGCTCATACGGATGATAAGTCCAACCCGCACGGCGTCACACCCACCAAAATTGGTGCAGAAACCCCCGCAGGAGCGCAGGCAAAAGTGGATGCACATGCCAACAAGGCGACTGGCGCACACAAAGCCAGCGCGATAAGCATTGAGGACGCGGCTAAACAGTTCACGGCAACAAACGTCGAAGGGGCGCTGGCTGAGCTTTTTACCTCTGTCGGTGACGGAAAAGCACTTGTTGCAACCGCGATCACCGACAAAGGGGGCACGGTTGCAGGAACTGCCCCTCACAGCTTCTCGGAGTTGGCAGAAAGTGTTTCGAGTATCCGTGTGGGGGATTTCAGCATAGGGGACACCATACCAGTTGCGACAATTTTCGGTCATCCATTAATTTTTACGAGACTGTTTTCATGTCCGGGCACCTATTGCTTCCATGCTGTAGCCAACGAATCGTTTCGTGGAACCAATGGCACAAATTTTTATGCATTTTCAACCACACAAACAATCTGGTCAGTGGCCGCGGGTAGTACCAGGTTTTTCAGTACATTACCGTCAGGTGAGACGTACTACCTGAACACATCAGGATATTTCTATCTTGTGTCAGCTTCAGGTGTTGCAACGAGGTTGACTGGTGGTGCCGAAGCTGTTGCTGGCGCTGGCGATAACTCTGCATTTCACTGTGATGGTACAAACATATATGTGGGGTCACAAAACGGGTACCTATGGAGATATGTAATCAGTGGAACGACTGTCGAAAAGGTGTGGCGGATCAGGCCACGCACTACTAGTGTGTCAACTATCGCTATTGATTCAGAGGGAAATGTATATGCCATTTTCAACGGTAATGGGTCCGAGGTACTATCAGGATACTTCGGCAAGTTCAGCACTTCAGGGGTGACCAAATTTTTGGTTGCTCAAAGTGGATTTGGTGGCGTTGGTTCAGTGCATGTTGATGAATTCGACCGAATCTATACAACATTTTCAAACATGTTTAGTCGACATTCTTCCGATGGGTCTGTGGTGTGGTCAAAACAATTGGACAATAGTGCTGCAATACTGGGATTTGACGCTGATGGCTATGTCTATTGCAATCATGGCTTGTACACACAGAAGATTGACCCGAATGGCTCGGTGGTGTGGTCAAGCGAGGACGTCAATAAGAATCCACTCCTGAAATCTCATACCCCTGGAGCAATGAAAAATGGGGTGGTTGGGAAAACGCTTTTCATTCCACTAGACCAATTCTTAACCACTTCTGGGATCGTTGCAAAAGCAGCCCAAGAAATCGTATTACGGTAG
- a CDS encoding DUF4376 domain-containing protein, with amino-acid sequence MEYIEFELINEEKAKVTLQHSKPELLSEKDSAKGLFVESVPPMPVNIEKYKIPMLYVNPATQELWWESEARPLTDQERIEQLAEQLKAEQARNKSADQRYRDLNPATVPLDQLKQSKSDQLNEACEAAILRGFTSSATGHFYAFGVHDQTNFTQQMLLLLADPSAEKVTWKTEDVGVIVHTREQFLAICAEAEQHKRAQIGRYWQLKVDLATSATWQEVDSNKWN; translated from the coding sequence ATGGAGTACATCGAATTTGAATTGATCAATGAAGAGAAAGCGAAGGTTACTCTGCAGCATTCGAAACCGGAACTTTTGTCTGAAAAAGATTCGGCCAAAGGGTTGTTCGTTGAGTCGGTACCGCCTATGCCTGTGAACATCGAAAAGTACAAGATCCCGATGTTGTACGTGAATCCAGCAACACAGGAACTATGGTGGGAGTCGGAAGCGCGTCCACTCACCGATCAAGAGCGGATCGAACAATTGGCGGAGCAACTGAAAGCTGAGCAAGCCAGGAACAAATCGGCCGACCAGCGTTACCGTGATCTGAATCCGGCCACCGTGCCACTCGATCAACTCAAACAATCCAAGTCAGACCAGTTAAACGAAGCGTGTGAAGCCGCGATTCTTCGGGGCTTCACGTCCTCGGCGACAGGTCACTTTTATGCTTTCGGCGTGCACGATCAGACGAATTTCACACAGCAGATGCTGTTGCTCCTCGCTGACCCGTCCGCTGAGAAAGTAACGTGGAAGACAGAAGACGTGGGAGTCATCGTCCACACTCGTGAACAATTCCTCGCGATCTGCGCTGAGGCTGAGCAACACAAGCGAGCTCAGATTGGCCGCTATTGGCAACTGAAAGTAGACTTGGCTACTTCGGCAACATGGCAGGAAGTCGATTCAAACAAATGGAACTGA
- a CDS encoding putative phage tail protein: MGHEMDLLRKFLPRKWFESGGASGIDQLLKMVAAAMHVSQSVVEKVYAELSTELAVTTLSDWERQLGLPSGQNLDLDSRRKRIISRQWQRGGPTNTLHFEAALSLIFGVDVRVVSDSANYRMIIEWDEGERAVVVDLAEEYIKHNKLAFLAHTFQPKIKTEPIFVRSKSYSWKEDLPICGEFYCDDGGEGRLYDESISIQESGRHFATTQPPLCGVLIAGEEE; this comes from the coding sequence ATGGGTCACGAAATGGATCTGCTGAGGAAGTTTTTGCCCCGAAAATGGTTCGAAAGCGGGGGCGCGTCTGGAATTGATCAGCTCTTGAAAATGGTCGCCGCTGCTATGCATGTGTCACAGTCAGTGGTTGAGAAAGTGTATGCAGAGTTATCCACCGAGCTGGCAGTGACAACGCTGTCAGATTGGGAGCGTCAACTTGGTCTTCCGAGCGGACAGAATCTCGACCTTGATTCTCGACGAAAGCGTATCATTTCGCGACAATGGCAACGAGGTGGGCCGACCAACACTCTGCACTTCGAGGCCGCCCTCTCATTGATCTTTGGGGTAGATGTGAGGGTGGTGTCTGACTCTGCAAATTACCGGATGATCATCGAGTGGGACGAAGGGGAGCGCGCGGTTGTGGTCGATCTGGCCGAAGAGTACATCAAGCATAACAAGCTTGCCTTCCTTGCCCATACGTTTCAACCGAAGATCAAGACCGAACCCATTTTTGTTAGGTCGAAATCCTACTCATGGAAAGAGGACTTGCCTATCTGCGGTGAGTTCTATTGTGACGATGGAGGTGAAGGGCGGTTGTACGACGAGTCGATTTCGATTCAGGAGTCAGGTAGGCATTTCGCAACAACCCAACCACCCCTTTGCGGGGTACTCATCGCAGGAGAGGAGGAATAG